The Streptomyces sp. NBC_00435 nucleotide sequence GGTCACCTTCGGCCGCGGCACGTTCGGCCTCGGGTCTCTCCACGGTGACGAGGCCGAATTCGGCCGCCACGAAGAAACCGTTGGCGAGGATCAGGGCGAAAGCCGCCAGGAGCAGGAGTAGCGGGATGGTCATGCCGCCGCCTCCGGGGGGAGGGCGGCGCGTGTACTACCGGACGATCCGTCCATTGCTGGAGGGAGTCACTCCTCAGGTCGATGGTGCCCACGGGCCACGGGGTCCCGGGGCGGGTGGGAGGGCGCGCGCGTGCGCGCCCCGCCCACCAGGGTAGTCATTGAGATCGCCGCCGCAATGGGACGCAGCGACGAGGTCGGTCGGGCTCAGTCGTTCTTCGAGCCGGTGCCGTGTGCCTCGGCGAGGGCGCGCAGGGCGCGGGCGTCGGCGATCGCCTGGGCCTTGGCCACGCCCGGCTGGATGCCGAGGGCGGGCAGGCTGGTGCCGTCGTTCAGGTCGAGGAAGACCCACGCGTCGCCGGGGCGGAGGTTGACGCGCAGGATCTGCGCCCATTCCAGGCGTCGGGTGGTGGTGAGGTTGACGACCGTGACGCCGGTCTCGTCCGCGACCACCTTGGGGCGGCTGAGCAGGACGAGGACGGAGGAGAGCAGGGCCGCGGTGAAGACGAAGCTGACCCGCTCACCGGGGTGCAGGGTGTCGAGGAGCAGCGCGATCGCCGTGATGGTGGCGAACATGGCGGCGCCCACGCCCAGCAGGACGGCCCGGGTGCGGGTCGGCCGGAAGGTGACCGGCAGGGCGGGCGGTGCGGGCTGGGCGGTGGCGTCGGCCATGTCGTCAGGTGCCTTCGGTGGTGCCGGATGGCGGTGTGCGGCTGATCGGGGTCGGGCGGCGGATCGGGCCGCGCGTCAGAGGCGGCAGGCGTGGATCGAGGTGGTGAGGATCGCCCGGGCGCCGAGCTCGTACAGGTCGTCCATGATCCGCTGGGCTTCCTTGGCGGGGACCATGGCGCGGACGGCGACCCAGCCCTCGTTGTGCAGCGGGGAGACGGTCGGCGACTCCAGGCCCGGGGTGAGGGCGACCGCGCGCTCGAGGTGCTCCGCGCGGCAGTCGTAGTCCATCATCACGTAGCTGCGGGCGACCAGGACGCCCTGGAGGCGGCGCAGGAACTGCTGGGCCCGCGGGTCCTCGGGGTCGGTGCCGTTGCCGCGGATGACGACGGCCTCGGAGGTCATGATCGGTTCGCCGATGACCTCCAGGCCGGCGTTGCGCAGGCTGGTGCCGGTCTCGACGACGTCCGCGATGATCTGGGCGACGCCGAGCTGGATGGCGGTCTCGACCGCGCCGTCGAGGTGGACGACGGAGGCCTCGATGCCCTTCTCGGCGAGGTGCTGGGCCACGATTCCCTCGTACGAGGTCGCGATGGTCATCCCGTGGAAGTCCTCGGGGCCCTTCGCGGTACCGGGGATGGTGGCGTAGCGGAAGGTGGAGCGGCCGAAGTTCAGCGGCAGGATCTCCTCGGCGCTGGCGCCGGAGTCGAGCAGCAGGTCGCGGCCGGTGATGCCGATGTCGAGCTTGCCGGAGGACACGTAGATCGCGATGTCCTTGGGGCGGAGGTAGAAGAACTCCACCTCGTTGTCGGGGTCGACGACCACGAGCTCCTTGGACTCCTTGCGCATCCGGTAGCCGGCCTCATGGAGCATCGCCGACGCCGGTCCGGAGAGTGAACCCTTGTTGGGGACGGCGATGCGCAGCATGGGGCTTCCTTTGGTGCGTAGGTGCGAAAGGGTGTGCTGGTACAGGTACGCGTGACGGCGCGCGGACGCCCCGGCAGGGTGTGCCGGGGCCCGCGGACATGCTCCGGCCTAGAGGTGGGCGTAGACGTCGTCGAGGGAGATCCCGCGCGCCACCATCATCACCTGGACGTGGTAGAGCAGCTGCGAGATCTCCTCGGCGGCGGCTTCCTTGCCCTCGTACTCGGCGGCCATCCAGACCTCGGCGGCCTCCTCGACGACCTTCTTGCCGATCGCATGGACGCCCTTGGCGACGAGCTCGGCGGTACGGGAGGTGCTGGGGTCGCCGTTGGCGGCCTTGAGCTGGAGCTCGGTGAAGAGCTCTTCGAAGCTCTTGAGGGGTTTGTTCGCCATGATGGTCCTCAGAATACGGGGTGCGCGGC carries:
- a CDS encoding PH domain-containing protein — encoded protein: MADATAQPAPPALPVTFRPTRTRAVLLGVGAAMFATITAIALLLDTLHPGERVSFVFTAALLSSVLVLLSRPKVVADETGVTVVNLTTTRRLEWAQILRVNLRPGDAWVFLDLNDGTSLPALGIQPGVAKAQAIADARALRALAEAHGTGSKND
- the hisG gene encoding ATP phosphoribosyltransferase, coding for MLRIAVPNKGSLSGPASAMLHEAGYRMRKESKELVVVDPDNEVEFFYLRPKDIAIYVSSGKLDIGITGRDLLLDSGASAEEILPLNFGRSTFRYATIPGTAKGPEDFHGMTIATSYEGIVAQHLAEKGIEASVVHLDGAVETAIQLGVAQIIADVVETGTSLRNAGLEVIGEPIMTSEAVVIRGNGTDPEDPRAQQFLRRLQGVLVARSYVMMDYDCRAEHLERAVALTPGLESPTVSPLHNEGWVAVRAMVPAKEAQRIMDDLYELGARAILTTSIHACRL
- a CDS encoding phosphoribosyl-ATP diphosphatase, whose product is MANKPLKSFEELFTELQLKAANGDPSTSRTAELVAKGVHAIGKKVVEEAAEVWMAAEYEGKEAAAEEISQLLYHVQVMMVARGISLDDVYAHL